A part of Sebastes umbrosus isolate fSebUmb1 chromosome 21, fSebUmb1.pri, whole genome shotgun sequence genomic DNA contains:
- the cdv3 gene encoding protein CDV3 homolog isoform X2, producing the protein MADLPPEKSLDDFFAKRDKKKKKEKGKGKESSAAAASSSGPTSAMIKKTKREKEKSTKNDNQDAQIEKDEEWKEFEQKEVDYSGLRLQALQISDEKEEEEYEKEEVGEDGEIIQYSGDRVSGPWNKSGAAPPPAAAPVEEEEEPESKPSGVYRPPGARLGTARRTPTQGPPEIFSDTQFPSLLSTAKHVETRKDREMEKTFEVVKHRNRGREETGGGASMQHLQLDNQYAILGDK; encoded by the exons ATGGCGGATCTACCACCAGAGAAGAGCCTGGACGACTTCTTCGCCAAGCGggataaaaagaagaagaaagagaaaggaaagggCAAGGAGTCCTCCGCCGccgctgcttcttcttctggaCCCACGTCTGCTATGATCAAAAAaaccaagagagagaaagagaaatcaACAAAAAACGACAATCAAGACGCTCAGATCGAGAAG GACGAGGAATGGAAAGAGTTTGAACAGAAAGAAGTTGACTACAGCGGGCTCCGTCTCCAAGCTTTGCAGATAAG TGacgagaaagaggaggaagagtacGAGAAGGAGGAGGTTGGTGAGGACGGAGAGATCATTCAGTACAGCGGAGACAGAGTGTCCGGTCCCTGGAACAAGTCTGGTGCTGCTCCGCCTCCTGCTGCCGCACCCGTGG aggaagaagaggagccaGAGTCGAAGCCTTCTGGTGTATACCGCCCTCCAGGGGCTCGGCTGGGCACCGCCAGACGAACTCCCACCCAGGGGCCTCCTGAGATCTTCAGTGACACACAGTTCCCCTCTCTACTGTCCACCGCCAAGCATGTGGAGACACGCAA GGACAGAGAAATGGAGAAGACCTTTGAGGTGGTGAAACACAGGAACCGCGGTAGAGAGGAGACCGGCGGTGGCGCCTCTATGCAGCACTTGCAGCTCGACAACCAGTACGCCATCCTGGGGGATAAGTAG
- the tmem108 gene encoding transmembrane protein 108 has product MKTSLQVLRCQLLSVLAFLALPVGLVSSAQELYLSQTSQDSVSMAAAHSSPLSAPEPASFDYHQDGSSSGEWSSKGGTQPSNIIFPTVTLHPLALLHTTQTSSLAHDDPPVHDANTVSTESRVNQPTEPSSDIVMHKLVSEPQVRNPVTVSTNQASSTALPNIDVESTTRGAPNPPAPLSSSGSDRGDALAAHHVEPQKLSVEEATAPGRQRVPDLGRPSLSSTSMNADLASGLKLREHARGAPELAAHHAITLREVHGVSEPPTDGLVVETKEGSVTPVQSPTEKITSTASTPALSTEPPTITPNTNTSPNETSTEEVVTGNGTDNAPLGHNVTAYGGLLSNSSSVEEAPAQGNSSEPASTASEKFLNRQVPATTQDPWTPGNSSGPTVDSPPSRMTICLSRMDIVWIVLAISVPVSSCSVLLTVCCMKRKKKSSSQENNLSYWNNAITMDYFSRHAVELPREIHTLESEDQDSCLPPNGDYSGSSVVLVNPFCQETLFINRDKASAI; this is encoded by the exons gtGTTCTAGCATTCCTAGCACTGCCAGTAGGACTGGTGTCATCCGCACAGGAGCTGTACCTCAGCCAGACATCCCAGGACTCTGTATCCATGGCAGCCGCCCACAGCAGCCCCCTTTCTGCCCCCGAACCCGCCTCTTTCGACTATCATCAGGACGGCTCCAGTAGCGGGGAATGGTCATCCAAAGGAGGAACTCAGCCCTCAAACATCATCTTCCCTACAGTCACCCTCCACCCTCTGGCCTTGCTCCACACAACCCAGACTTCCAGCCTGGCTCATGACGACCCTCCCGTTCATGACGCAAACACTGTGAGCACTGAGAGTCGTGTGAATCAGCCCACGGAGCCCAGCTCTGATATTGTAATGCACAAATTGGTCAGCGAACCTCAAGTCCGTAACCCAGTTACTGTCAGCACTAACCAGGCCAGCAGCACAGCGCTCCCAAATATAGATGTGGAGTCGACTACCAGAGGAGCTCCAAACCCCCCGGCTCCTCTGTCCAGCTCTGGATCAGACAGAGGCGATGCGCTCGCTGCACACCACGTAGAGCCTCAGAAGCTGAGTGTGGAGGAAGCTACCGCCCCCGGACGGCAGCGCGTTCCAGATCTGGGGCGCCCCTCCCTTTCTTCTACATCAATGAATGCTGACCTTGCATCAGGCCTGAAACTCAGGGAGCATGCTCGGGGCGCCCCAGAGCTGGCCGCGCACCACGCCATCACCCTGAGGGAGGTGCATGGAGTGAGCGAGCCCCCCACTGATGGACTGGTGGTCGAGACAAAGGAAGGGTCTGTGACTCCAGTCCAGAGCCCAACTGAGAAGATAACCTCCACCGCGTCCACTCCAGCGCTGTCCACTGAGCCTCCAACAATCACCCCAAACACCAACACTTCACCCAACGAGACCAGCACTGAGGAGGTTGTTACAGGTAACGGCACAGACAATGCCCCTCTGGGACACAATGTGACTGCATACGGAGGGCTGCTCTCTAACAGCAGCTCGGTCGAGGAGGCGCCCGCTCAGGGGAACAGCTCGGAGCCCGCCTCCACAGCCAGCGAGAAGTTCCTGAACAGGCAGGTGCCCGCCACCACCCAGGACCCCTGGACACCCGGAAACAGCTCAGGCCCCACCGTTGACTCCCCGCCCTCCCGCATGACCATCTGCTTGAGCAGGATGGACATTGTGTGGATCGTGCTGGCCATCAGTGTGCCTGTGTCCTCATGCT CTGTGCTTTTGACTGTGTGCTgtatgaagaggaagaagaagtcaTCAAGTCAGGAGAACAACCTCAGCTACTGGAACAACGCCATCACCATGGACTACTTCAGCAGGCACGCTGTGGAGCTGCCCAGAGAGATACACACTCTGGAGAGTGAG GATCAAGACTCCTGTTTACCCCCTAATGGAGACTACAGCGGCAGCAGCGTGGTCCTGGTTAACCCTTTCTGCCAGGAGACCCTCTTCATCAACAGAGACAAAGCTTCTGCCATCtag
- the cdv3 gene encoding protein CDV3 homolog isoform X3 has translation MADLPPEKSLDDFFAKRDKKKKKEKGKGKESSAAAASSSGPTSAMIKKTKREKEKSTKNDNQDAQIEKEWKEFEQKEVDYSGLRLQALQISDEKEEEEYEKEEVGEDGEIIQYSGDRVSGPWNKSGAAPPPAAAPVEEEEEPESKPSGVYRPPGARLGTARRTPTQGPPEIFSDTQFPSLLSTAKHVETRKDREMEKTFEVVKHRNRGREETGGGASMQHLQLDNQYAILGDK, from the exons ATGGCGGATCTACCACCAGAGAAGAGCCTGGACGACTTCTTCGCCAAGCGggataaaaagaagaagaaagagaaaggaaagggCAAGGAGTCCTCCGCCGccgctgcttcttcttctggaCCCACGTCTGCTATGATCAAAAAaaccaagagagagaaagagaaatcaACAAAAAACGACAATCAAGACGCTCAGATCGAGAAG GAATGGAAAGAGTTTGAACAGAAAGAAGTTGACTACAGCGGGCTCCGTCTCCAAGCTTTGCAGATAAG TGacgagaaagaggaggaagagtacGAGAAGGAGGAGGTTGGTGAGGACGGAGAGATCATTCAGTACAGCGGAGACAGAGTGTCCGGTCCCTGGAACAAGTCTGGTGCTGCTCCGCCTCCTGCTGCCGCACCCGTGG aggaagaagaggagccaGAGTCGAAGCCTTCTGGTGTATACCGCCCTCCAGGGGCTCGGCTGGGCACCGCCAGACGAACTCCCACCCAGGGGCCTCCTGAGATCTTCAGTGACACACAGTTCCCCTCTCTACTGTCCACCGCCAAGCATGTGGAGACACGCAA GGACAGAGAAATGGAGAAGACCTTTGAGGTGGTGAAACACAGGAACCGCGGTAGAGAGGAGACCGGCGGTGGCGCCTCTATGCAGCACTTGCAGCTCGACAACCAGTACGCCATCCTGGGGGATAAGTAG
- the cdv3 gene encoding protein CDV3 homolog isoform X1, protein MADLPPEKSLDDFFAKRDKKKKKEKGKGKESSAAAASSSGPTSAMIKKTKREKEKSTKNDNQDAQIEKEDEEWKEFEQKEVDYSGLRLQALQISDEKEEEEYEKEEVGEDGEIIQYSGDRVSGPWNKSGAAPPPAAAPVEEEEEPESKPSGVYRPPGARLGTARRTPTQGPPEIFSDTQFPSLLSTAKHVETRKDREMEKTFEVVKHRNRGREETGGGASMQHLQLDNQYAILGDK, encoded by the exons ATGGCGGATCTACCACCAGAGAAGAGCCTGGACGACTTCTTCGCCAAGCGggataaaaagaagaagaaagagaaaggaaagggCAAGGAGTCCTCCGCCGccgctgcttcttcttctggaCCCACGTCTGCTATGATCAAAAAaaccaagagagagaaagagaaatcaACAAAAAACGACAATCAAGACGCTCAGATCGAGAAG GAGGACGAGGAATGGAAAGAGTTTGAACAGAAAGAAGTTGACTACAGCGGGCTCCGTCTCCAAGCTTTGCAGATAAG TGacgagaaagaggaggaagagtacGAGAAGGAGGAGGTTGGTGAGGACGGAGAGATCATTCAGTACAGCGGAGACAGAGTGTCCGGTCCCTGGAACAAGTCTGGTGCTGCTCCGCCTCCTGCTGCCGCACCCGTGG aggaagaagaggagccaGAGTCGAAGCCTTCTGGTGTATACCGCCCTCCAGGGGCTCGGCTGGGCACCGCCAGACGAACTCCCACCCAGGGGCCTCCTGAGATCTTCAGTGACACACAGTTCCCCTCTCTACTGTCCACCGCCAAGCATGTGGAGACACGCAA GGACAGAGAAATGGAGAAGACCTTTGAGGTGGTGAAACACAGGAACCGCGGTAGAGAGGAGACCGGCGGTGGCGCCTCTATGCAGCACTTGCAGCTCGACAACCAGTACGCCATCCTGGGGGATAAGTAG